One Tumebacillus sp. BK434 genomic window carries:
- a CDS encoding non-ribosomal peptide synthetase — protein MDKRANLTPAQRALLEKRIKGKGPVMPASTQKKTGIPRRPKGESPLSFSQERIWIMEQLEPDAAVYNLAFVVTITGEIDREVLGKSIHEVVRRHEALRTTFPVRDGTPTLQVHEELPVPILALDVRLLPEEEREEAAERLALEDARRPFDLVQGPLVRVTTIQKTDQESLLLITMHHIISDDWSLGVLINEFSILYASYKNGLPSPLAELPIHYSDFAYWQKQPEQQASLQKQFDYWHEQLGGDREPLQLPTDRLRPASQTYNGARTVFRLSRQLSAALQQLSVESGTTLFMTLLAAYQTFLARYTGQSDILVGSPIANRNRQEIEGLVGVFINTLVHRSRIAQGMTFRELLGNVRRTTLDAFANQDIPFEKLVERLEQDRNLAYPPLFQTLFSLLNNAERTLSMPGLTLQTETLYTQTVSFDITLTIYETGQGLEGYWDYNTDLFDPETVERMILHFQTLLGGIVDHPDQLVHKLPILPANEQHKMLRDWNETAFPSRAACLHQLFEAQVERSPDAIAVVFEDQQITYRALNNRANQMAQFLQAFGVGPDERVGIFMDRSPDLLTAMIAAHKAGGAYLPLDPGSPQDRLGFMIGDAQPKVILTQPSLAGRLPEHESQVLTLRSEEPSLFLPNPVSLVQPEHLAYIIYTSGSTGRPKGVMVEHQSAAHFFTGMDQAVGCGSEDVMLAVTSIGFDISVLELFWSLARGATVILLSETEIGEAGISVREYSLRSQLLRHQATILQCTPSLMGMILAAPDGPAALAPLQKILLGGEAMPPALARHLKQKTNARLFNMYGPTEATVWSAVHVVDEPDLQTSIPLGRPIVNCELYILDEHLQPVPVGVGGELHIGGAGVTRGYLGRPELTAERFIANPFGAGRLYKTGDRASFLPDGSVKFLGRFDSQVKLRGFRIELGEIEAVLDQHPAVVQAVATVYEGEVLGVYYSGEKVPSIDLRAYLKERLPAYMIPSAYLHLDKFPLTATGKINHRLLPTPETEERIAEYVEPRTPTEKKLVGIWSELLRVEKISVYDHFFDLGGHSLLATKLHARMQLEFSIELNLRDLFEKTTIAELAEAIQAVETVRAPVIQKRERIGSRNKR, from the coding sequence ATGGACAAACGAGCCAATCTCACCCCGGCGCAGCGCGCCCTGTTAGAAAAACGCATCAAAGGCAAAGGGCCCGTCATGCCCGCGTCCACCCAAAAGAAAACAGGCATTCCCCGCCGACCGAAAGGGGAGTCGCCGCTGTCCTTTTCCCAAGAGCGCATCTGGATCATGGAACAACTGGAGCCGGATGCTGCCGTCTACAACTTAGCGTTCGTCGTGACGATCACCGGAGAGATTGACCGCGAAGTGCTGGGGAAGAGCATCCACGAAGTGGTACGCCGCCATGAAGCGCTGCGTACTACGTTCCCCGTCAGAGACGGCACACCAACACTTCAGGTTCATGAGGAACTCCCGGTGCCGATTCTGGCGCTTGATGTTCGGCTGCTGCCGGAGGAGGAGCGTGAAGAAGCGGCAGAACGCTTGGCGCTGGAAGACGCCAGACGTCCCTTTGATCTGGTCCAAGGTCCGCTGGTGCGCGTTACGACCATCCAGAAAACGGATCAGGAATCCTTGCTCCTGATCACAATGCATCACATCATTTCCGACGACTGGTCGCTTGGCGTGCTGATCAACGAGTTTTCCATCCTTTACGCGTCCTACAAAAACGGGCTGCCTTCGCCGCTCGCGGAACTGCCGATTCATTACAGTGATTTTGCATACTGGCAGAAACAGCCGGAACAGCAAGCCTCCTTGCAGAAACAGTTTGACTACTGGCACGAGCAACTCGGCGGCGACAGAGAACCGCTGCAGTTGCCGACCGACCGACTGCGCCCGGCGAGCCAGACTTACAACGGCGCGAGGACCGTCTTCCGGCTCTCCCGGCAGTTGTCCGCGGCGCTGCAGCAACTGAGCGTGGAATCAGGCACCACTCTGTTCATGACGCTGCTCGCCGCTTACCAGACTTTCCTCGCCCGCTATACCGGTCAGAGCGACATCCTCGTCGGCTCGCCAATCGCCAACCGCAACCGGCAGGAGATCGAAGGGCTGGTCGGCGTGTTTATCAACACTCTCGTCCATCGCAGCCGCATCGCACAGGGCATGACCTTCCGTGAGCTGCTCGGCAACGTGCGCCGCACCACGCTCGATGCGTTCGCCAACCAGGACATACCGTTCGAAAAACTTGTCGAGAGGTTGGAGCAGGACCGCAACCTGGCGTACCCTCCGCTGTTTCAGACCCTGTTCAGTTTGCTAAACAACGCCGAGCGAACGCTGTCTATGCCGGGGCTGACCTTGCAGACCGAGACGCTGTACACCCAAACAGTTTCGTTTGACATTACATTGACCATCTATGAGACCGGACAGGGGCTGGAAGGGTATTGGGATTACAACACCGATCTGTTTGATCCGGAGACGGTGGAACGCATGATCCTGCACTTCCAAACGCTGCTCGGCGGGATTGTCGACCACCCGGATCAGCTTGTGCACAAGTTGCCGATCCTGCCGGCGAACGAGCAGCACAAGATGCTCCGCGACTGGAATGAGACGGCCTTCCCATCCCGCGCAGCCTGTCTGCATCAGCTGTTTGAAGCGCAGGTCGAGCGTAGCCCGGACGCGATCGCCGTGGTGTTTGAAGATCAGCAGATCACCTACCGCGCGTTGAACAACCGTGCCAACCAGATGGCTCAGTTTTTGCAGGCGTTTGGCGTCGGGCCGGACGAGCGGGTCGGGATCTTTATGGATCGCTCTCCTGACCTGCTCACGGCGATGATTGCCGCGCACAAGGCGGGCGGAGCCTACCTGCCGCTCGATCCGGGCAGCCCGCAGGACCGGCTCGGGTTCATGATCGGGGACGCCCAGCCGAAAGTGATCTTGACCCAGCCCTCCTTGGCGGGCCGGCTGCCGGAGCATGAATCGCAAGTGCTGACCTTGCGCAGTGAAGAGCCTTCGCTCTTCCTGCCGAATCCGGTCAGCCTCGTGCAGCCGGAGCATTTGGCGTACATCATCTACACATCAGGCTCCACCGGCCGACCCAAAGGCGTCATGGTCGAGCACCAGAGCGCCGCTCATTTCTTCACCGGCATGGATCAAGCGGTCGGATGCGGGAGTGAGGATGTGATGCTGGCGGTGACCTCGATCGGATTTGACATCTCCGTGCTCGAACTGTTCTGGAGCTTGGCGCGCGGAGCCACAGTCATCCTGCTCTCCGAGACGGAGATCGGGGAAGCGGGCATTTCTGTGCGCGAGTACTCACTGCGCAGTCAACTGCTCCGGCATCAAGCGACGATCCTGCAATGCACGCCTTCGCTGATGGGCATGATTCTGGCAGCACCCGATGGCCCGGCCGCGCTTGCCCCATTGCAAAAAATTCTCTTGGGCGGCGAAGCGATGCCACCTGCTTTGGCACGACATTTGAAACAGAAGACCAACGCCCGTCTGTTCAACATGTACGGCCCGACAGAAGCGACCGTCTGGTCGGCCGTACATGTTGTGGACGAGCCGGATCTTCAGACGTCGATTCCGCTTGGACGGCCGATCGTCAACTGCGAGCTGTATATCCTCGACGAGCACCTTCAACCGGTGCCGGTCGGCGTCGGAGGCGAGCTGCACATCGGCGGTGCTGGCGTGACGCGCGGTTACCTTGGCCGTCCTGAGCTGACCGCCGAGCGTTTCATCGCCAATCCATTTGGCGCCGGCCGACTGTACAAGACGGGGGACCGGGCGAGCTTTCTCCCCGATGGGTCGGTCAAGTTCCTTGGCCGATTCGATAGCCAGGTGAAGCTGCGCGGATTCCGAATCGAACTGGGTGAGATCGAAGCGGTGCTTGACCAGCATCCGGCGGTCGTGCAAGCGGTGGCCACGGTGTACGAGGGAGAAGTGCTGGGGGTCTACTACTCGGGAGAAAAGGTTCCGTCAATTGATTTGCGCGCGTATCTGAAAGAGCGCCTGCCAGCTTATATGATTCCTTCCGCATATCTGCATCTTGACAAATTCCCGCTCACGGCAACTGGCAAGATCAATCACCGGCTGCTACCGACCCCGGAAACGGAAGAGCGAATCGCCGAGTATGTCGAGCCGCGCACACCGACGGAAAAGAAGCTTGTCGGGATCTGGTCGGAACTGTTGCGAGTCGAGAAAATCTCCGTCTACGACCACTTCTTCGATCTCGGCGGACATTCTTTGCTTGCGACAAAACTCCACGCGAGAATGCAACTCGAGTTCTCCATCGAACTCAACTTGCGTGACCTCTTTGAAAAGACCACCATCGCCGAACTGGCGGAGGCGATTCAAGCCGTGGAAACTGTGCGGGCTCCTGTCATCCAGAAAAGAGAGCGTATCGGCTCTCGGAATAAACGCTGA